In Citrus sinensis cultivar Valencia sweet orange chromosome 2, DVS_A1.0, whole genome shotgun sequence, a single genomic region encodes these proteins:
- the LOC102612418 gene encoding putative clathrin assembly protein At2g25430, which produces MQKRLRQLFTRAKERSSVRYAKAATAAGFCDIDLIIIKATTPDDLPLSEKYVSELLKIFSISPSSFHRFALSFVRRFGNTHCWRVALKCLLLLHRLLHSLPENSPFRTELLWARANRLFSLYPCHFRDESSANPEDYTKFIRSYAKLLNEALDCVALDSKATYNEEEVPEPENLCDKRKEVGTLIEVLPRLQSLIDRVMDCRPSGASARNFIVKIAMKHIIRDSFICYTTYRREIILVLENLFQMPYRSCILAFGIYKKAAMQANQLCEFYDWCKASGFCGVYEYPFVDRVPQIHIQALETFLNGMWQLTESPSSTSSPSSLLGSPSTLTATLTEEDGDYKQIVKKDIVVISYQWEKFEEAGFGRDLASERALIQFEESENDNSWEDILDASVDLPMPCPSVAQRDATQRKMQLHNPQAVNPFYQPWYTYTHNHPSS; this is translated from the coding sequence ATGCAGAAGCGGCTCCGGCAACTTTTCACTCGTGCAAAAGAACGCAGCAGTGTTAGGTATGCTAAAGCTGCCACTGCTGCAGGATTTTGTGATATtgatcttattattattaaggcAACAACCCCGGATGACCTGCCCTTGTCCGAAAAATATGTCAGCGAGCTTTTGAAAATCTTCTCCATTTCTCCTTCGTCTTTCCACAGATTTGCGTTAAGCTTTGTACGTCGTTTTGGCAATACTCATTGCTGGCGTGTTGCGCTCAAATGTTTACTTCTGCTTCACCGCTTGCTTCACTCACTGCCTGAAAACAGCCCTTTTCGAACTGAGCTGCTGTGGGCTAGAGCAAACAGATTGTTTTCTTTGTATCCGTGTCACTTCAGAGATGAATCCTCAGCGAATCCTGAAGATTACACCAAGTTTATTAGATCATATGCTAAGTTACTCAACGAAGCACTTGATTGCGTTGCCTTGGATAGCAAGGCAACATACAATGAAGAAGAAGTGCCTGAACCTGAAAATTTGTGtgataaaaggaaagaagttGGCACACTGATTGAAGTTTTGCCACGACTTCAAAGCTTGATTGACAGAGTCATGGACTGTAGGCCATCTGGGGCTTCAGCAAGAAACTTTATTGTGAAAATAGCAATGAAACATATCATTCGTGATAGTTTCATCTGTTACACAACTTATAGAAGGGAAATTATTTTGGTATTGGAAAATCTGTTTCAAATGCCATATAGAAGTTGCATACTGGCTTTCGGGATCTACAAGAAAGCAGCCATGCAAGCAAACCAGCTCTGCGAGTTCTATGATTGGTGCAAGGCATCTGGATTTTGTGGAGTATACGAGTATCCATTTGTTGATCGAGTTCCTCAGATACATATTCAAGCCCTGGAGACCTTTCTTAATGGGATGTGGCAACTAACTGAGTCACCATCATCTACTTCATCTCCATCATCGTTGTTAGGATCTCCATCAACTTTGACAGCAACTTTAACAGAAGAAGATGGAGACTACAAACAGATAGTAAAGAAGGACATTGTGGTTATTAGTTATCAGTGGGAGAAGTTTGAGGAAGCTGGGTTTGGAAGAGACTTAGCGTCAGAGAGAGCGTTGATTCAGTTTGAAGAGAGTGAAAATGATAACAGCTGGGAGGATATTCTTGATGCATCTGTTGACCTGCCAATGCCATGCCCGAGTGTTGCTCAAAGAGATGCAACACAAAGGAAGATGCAATTGCATAACCCACAAGCTGTCAACCCTTTCTATCAGCCTTGGTACACTTACACGCACAACCATCCATCATCATGA
- the LOC102612118 gene encoding G-type lectin S-receptor-like serine/threonine-protein kinase At5g24080, giving the protein MSLFFFFFFFIFFFIFILSPSPSLQQQQKPQYMSSFSSSDSAWRPNQNRILLSPNSTFAAGFLPKPNSRNLFTFSVWYYNLSEPTTTVIWSANDKFPVAGNGSLVIAATTGQLRLLNSSNSNLWPNPKTATGHPNSTRLFLQDAGNLVYGNWQSFNLPTDTILPNQTLNGPPLVSKNGKFSFLNASELVFVSANHSYWKSEHAFQQLDYSGKLLQANQDSLTASDLGETRLRRLTIDDDGNLRIYSYDDNGDRWTVVWQAVQEICTIPDLCGENAICISDGLSRSTSCVCPPGFKNSTRQDKSCQRKIELKNLRNTKFLQLDYVNFSRGNLSDLEADNFSACKANCSANPKCVAFGFKYDGKRYCVLVDQLLYGYWSPGTEMATFLRVDESENDVSNFTGMTNLLVTTCPVNISLPLPPDESSTTARNIAIIVTLFAAELISGAWFFWAFLKKYIKYRDMARTLGLELLPAGGPKRFTHAELRAATNGFSNLIGRGGFGDVYKGELTDHRVVAVKCLKNVTGGDAEFWAEVTIIARMHHLNLVRLWGFCAEKGERTLVYEYVPNGSLADYLFRSGRVGSSSPAREMEMSGVGPHDGGKPVLDWSIRYRIALGVARAIAYLHEECLEWVLHCDIKPENILLGDDFCPKISDFGLAKLRKKEDMVSMSRIRGTRGYMAPEWLRSDQITPKADVYSFGMVLLEIVSGSRNFEIQGSVMNSDEWYFPKWAFEKVYEEMKVEDILDRHIKNSYDSRVHFDMVNRMVKTAMWCIQDRPEMRPSMGKAAKMLEGTVEITEPKKPTIYFLGDV; this is encoded by the coding sequence ATGTCcctgttcttcttcttcttcttcttcatcttcttcttcatcttcatcctcTCACCATCACCATCCCTACAACAACAGCAAAAGCCTCAATACATGTCATCCTTCTCCTCATCAGACTCCGCGTGGCGTCCAAACCAAAATAGAATCCTCCTCTCTCCCAACTCCACCTTCGCCGCCGGGTTTCTACCAAAACCAAATTCTCGGAATCTCTTTACCTTCTCTGTTTGGTACTATAACTTGTCGGAACCCACCACCACCGTCATCTGGTCTGCTAATGACAAATTTCCTGTCGCCGGTAACGGTTCTTTAGTCATTGCCGCCACCACAGGCCAGCTCCGACTACTCAACTCTTCCAACTCAAACTTGTGGCCAAATCCTAAAACAGCAACCGGCCATCCAAACTCTACCAGGCTCTTCCTTCAGGATGCTGGGAATCTCGTTTATGGAAACTGGCAGAGTTTTAATCTACCAACAGATACAATCTTGCCTAATCAGACCCTAAATGGGCCCCCGCTGGTCTCCAAGAACGGCAAGTTCAGCTTCTTGAACGCTTCAGAGCTGGTGTTTGTATCAGCTAATCACAGTTACTGGAAGAGTGAGCACGCGTTTCAACAGCTTGACTATTCCGGGAAATTGCTTCAAGCAAACCAAGATTCACTAACCGCATCAGATTTGGGTGAGACCCGGTTACGAAGATTGACAATTGATGATGACGGGAACCTGAGAATTTACAGCTACGATGATAATGGTGATCGTTGGACAGTTGTTTGGCAAGCCGTGCAAGAAATATGCACAATTCCAGACCTATGCGGTGAGAATGCTATCTGCATAAGCGATGGCTTAAGTCGTTCGACATCGTGCGTTTGTCCACCGGGGTTCAAGAACAGCACCCGCCAGGATAAATCTTGTCAAAGAAAAATTGAGCTAAAAAATCTTAGAAACACCAAGTTTCTCCAGCTTGATTATGTTAATTTCTCCAGAGGGAACTTGTCGGATCTAGAAGCTGACAATTTCTCTGCCTGCAAAGCCAATTGCTCAGCCAACCCAAAATGCGTCGCATTTGGATTCAAGTACGACGGCAAACGCTATTGTGTCCTCGTGGACCAGCTTTTGTACGGGTATTGGTCACCTGGCACGGAAATGGCAACTTTTTTGCGAGTCGACGAGTCAGAAAATGACGTGTCAAACTTCACGGGCATGACCAATCTGTTGGTCACCACGTGTCCTGTGAATATCAGCCTCCCTTTGCCGCCTGATGAATCTAGTACGACGGCCAGAAACATAGCCATAATAGTCACACTTTTTGCTGCCGAGTTGATTTCCGGGGCCTGGTTTTTCTGGGCGTTTTTGaagaaatacataaaatacagAGACATGGCTCGCACTCTTGGCCTTGAACTGCTGCCCGCCGGTGGGCCTAAACGGTTCACGCACGCCGAGCTCAGAGCAGCAACAAATGGGTTCTCAAATCTCATTGGAAGAGGTGGGTTTGGTGATGTTTATAAAGGAGAGCTGACCGATCATCGTGTTGTTGCAGTTAAGTGCTTGAAAAATGTCACCGGTGGAGACGCTGAGTTTTGGGCCGAGGTCACAATCATTGCCCGGATGCATCACCTCAATTTGGTCAGACTTTGGGGCTTTTGTGCTGAAAAAGGTGAAAGAACTTTAGTTTATGAGTACGTCCCTAACGGTTCTCTTGCTGATTACCTCTTCcggtcgggtcgggtcgggtcatCAAGTCCCGCCAGGGAGATGGAGATGTCCGGAGTGGGTCCGCATGATGGCGGAAAGCCCGTTTTGGATTGGAGTATCCGGTACCGGATTGCCCTTGGGGTGGCAAGAGCCATTGCATATCTACACGAAGAGTGTTTGGAGTGGGTTTTGCATTGTGATATCAAGCCGGAGAATATACTTTTGGGCGACGATTTTTGCCCGAAGATATCCGATTTCGGGCTGGCGAAATTGAGGAAAAAAGAGGATATGGTAAGCATGTCTCGGATCCGTGGGACCCGCGGGTACATGGCGCCCGAATGGCTTCGATCGGATCAGATTACCCCAAAGGCTGATGTTTACAGTTTCGGTATGGTGCTGTTAGAAATTGTAAGTGGGTCTaggaattttgaaattcaaggGTCCGTGATGAACAGCGACGAGTGGTATTTTCCCAAATGGGCTTTCGAGAAGGTATACGAAGAGATGAAAGTGGAAGACATTCTGGACCGCCACATTAAGAATTCCTACGATAGCCGGGTGCATTTTGATATGGTGAATCGCATGGTGAAGACGGCAATGTGGTGCATTCAAGATCGGCCGGAGATGAGGCCATCAATGGGCAAGGCTGCTAAGATGTTGGAAGGAACGGTGGAGATTACAGAACCTAAAAAGCCCACCATCTACTTCTTAGGAGACGTGTAA
- the LOC102611831 gene encoding protein POLLEN DEFECTIVE IN GUIDANCE 1, whose translation MGLRSSGRKLSFDILSEAASVEDAADSRLFRRSNSLPTHRHTEVSMPKNRKRKKHKKKKQSSPDFAVISEDPVSDSNAESAASGVVFGNRSDANCQSYVASVCASSTITVAAAENGYNNIINNGGELRQRNVAGNDEAESREEEISVEKQQQRSSEANGSVVTKLETAESLDWKRLMAEDPNYMYPVETSPLKYFMEEMYTGNSLQSTTTLGDEKERQRVYDTIFRLPWRCELLIDVGFFVCFDSFLSLLTIMPTRILLTLWRLLHTRQFIRPSAAELCDFACFVVLACAVTLLEGTDISLIYHMIRGQGTIKLYVVYNVLEIFDKLCQSFGGDVLQTLFNSAEGLANCTEENMRFWIWRFISDQALAMAATIVHSFILLAQAITLSTCIVAHNNALLALLVSNNFAEIKSNVFKRFSKDNIHSLVYADSIERFHISAFLLFVLAQNILEAEGPWFESFLFNALLVFVCEMLIDIIKHSFLAKFNDIKPIAYSEFLEDLCKQTLNMQTENGKKNLTFVPLAPACVVIRVLTPVFAARLPCTPLPWRLFWILLLSAMTYVMLASLKVMIGMGLQRHATWYVKRCQKRKHHLHFD comes from the exons ATGGGCTTGAGATCCTCTGGAAGAAAGCTCTCGTTCGATATTCTAAGCGAAGCCGCCTCAGTCGAAGATGCCGCTGATTCCCGCCTCTTCCGCCGTTCCAATTCGCTCCCTACGCACCGCCACACCGAAGTTTCGATGCCGAAAAATCGGAAGCGAAAGAAgcacaagaagaagaagcagtcCTCGCCGGATTTCGCCGTGATCTCCGAAGATCCGGTCTCCGATTCCAATGCGGAAAGCGCCGCGAGTGGAGTTGTCTTCGGAAACAGAAGCGACGCGAATTGCCAGAGCTACGTGGCGAGTGTGTGCGCAAGTAGTACTATTACAGTGGCGGCGGCTGAGAAtggttataataatattattaataatggtGGAGAGTTGAGGCAGAGGAATGTGGCCGGGAACGACGAGGCGGAGTCGCGGGAAGAGGAGATTTCGGTGGAGAAGCAACAACAGCGGAGTAGTGAGGCCAACGGGAGTGTAGTTACCAAGTTGGAAACGGCGGAGTCGTTGGATTGGAAGCGGCTCATGGCCGAGGATCCTAATT ATATGTATCCTGTTGAAACATCGCCATTGAAGTATTTCATGGAAGAAATGTACACTGGAAATTCTTTGCAAAGCACAACAACCCTTGGTGATGAGAAAGAACGGCAAAGAGTGTATGATACTATTTTCCGCTTGCCATGGAGATGTGAGCTG cTCATTGATGTTGGATTCTTTGTCTGCTTTGATTCATTTCTGTCATTGTTAACCATTATGCCAACAAGAATACTGTTGACTCTTTGGAGGCTTCTACATACCAG GCAGTTCATTAGGCCTTCTGCAGCTGAGCTTTGTGATTTTGCTTGCTTTGTGGTGCTGGCTTGTGCAGTCACCCTCTTGGAAGGAACAG ATATCAGCTTAATCTATCACATGATTCGTGGCCAAGGAACTATTAAACTTTATGTGGTGTACAATGTATTGGAG ATATTTGATAAACTATGCCAAAGCTTTGGAGGAGATGTATTGCAAACACTGTTTAATTCTGCTGAAGGGCTTGCAAATTGTACAGAAGAAAACATGAGATTCTGGATTTGGAGATTCATTTCTGACCAAGCATTAGCAATGGCCGCTACAA TTGttcattctttcattttattagcTCAGGCAATTACTTTATCAACTTGTATTGTTGCTCACAATAATGCCCTGCTGGCTTTGCTGGTATCCAACAATTTTGCCGAGATAAAAAGTAATGTATTCAAACGATTTAGCAAGGACAACATTCACAGTCTGGTGTATGCTG ATTCAATTGAGAGATTCCACATTTCGGCGTTTCTGTTATTCGTTTTAGCTCAAAACATTCTGGAGGCTGAGGGTCCTTGGTTTGAAAGTTTCCTTTTT AATGCTCTCTTGGTTTTTGTATGTGAAATGTTAATAGACATCATAAAGCATTCATTCCTTGCCAAATTCAATGACATAAAGCCCATTGCATACTCTGAATTTCTGGAGGACCTATGCAAGCAG ACTTTGAATATGCAAACTGAGAATGGGAAGAAGAACCTCACATTTGTTCCTTTGGCTCCAGCTTGTGTT GTTATCCGAGTGTTGACTCCAGTTTTTGCTGCTCGCCTTCCCTGCACTCCTCTTCCATGGAGGCTGTTCTGGATTCTTCTTTTGTCTGCCATGACTTATGTCATGCTTGCCAGTCTCAAGGTGATGATTGGCATGGGTCTACAGAGACATGCCACTTGGTATGTCAAAAGGTGCCAGAAGAGAAAACACCACCTTCATTTCGATTAA